In one window of Fusobacteria bacterium ZRK30 DNA:
- a CDS encoding phage tail protein I, with protein sequence MIRIDDISILRLLPNFLQGDKEIKLLIQVIQEELDLINTREKSLFLYGDFKVLDEPILDELAYQWRVEGYEQTLSKDIKPSLVETAYIVRKTKGTRYAVEKTIKDIHGDFELLEWYQYGGDPYHFKVVGDTAPTGEKLEELYKSINRTKNERSSLDGIIVSSQWEGINYYSALYHSSIFEEIPLDPNTASNFEEYLGGIDG encoded by the coding sequence ATGATTAGAATAGATGATATTTCAATTCTGAGACTTCTTCCTAATTTTCTTCAGGGAGATAAAGAGATAAAGCTTTTAATCCAGGTTATCCAGGAAGAATTAGATCTGATTAACACCAGGGAAAAGAGTCTTTTTCTCTATGGTGATTTTAAGGTATTGGATGAGCCTATCCTAGATGAACTAGCTTATCAATGGAGAGTTGAAGGTTATGAACAGACACTATCTAAAGACATTAAACCTAGTTTAGTTGAAACTGCATATATTGTCAGAAAAACCAAGGGAACCAGGTATGCAGTAGAGAAAACAATTAAAGATATCCATGGTGATTTTGAACTACTGGAATGGTATCAATATGGTGGAGATCCATACCATTTTAAAGTTGTAGGAGATACTGCACCAACAGGTGAAAAATTAGAAGAGTTATATAAATCAATTAATAGAACAAAAAATGAGAGAAGTTCTTTAGATGGGATAATAGTCAGCAGCCAGTGGGAAGGAATAAACTACTATTCTGCACTATATCATTCATCTATTTTTGAGGAGATCCCATTAGATCCCAATACAGCTTCGAATTTTGAAGAATATTTAGGAGGAATAGATGGCTAA
- a CDS encoding tail fiber protein: MAKYTGTILTNKGKELLARAILGEVITITKAEIGKGIIPEETNKEDLTSLIETFKTLSITSTTVLEAGNYRVRVAFNNKGITEDTYLREIGIFARGEDGIEVLYSYCDTAAPDLIPRESSGALERVEDIITYISNASTINAVIDQSNVYATIKDLVDGLATKEDKFTKNDGFNKNKSDAVNSDDSNTLATSKAVKVAYDKAVECKYDVGDYWITESTSNPATKWTGTTWTKLEGRVLLGTSNGYALGTEGGRSTVALTLANMAAHTHGFYGTTNTTGNHYHKGGNHRHRVDNHAHTQPAHTHNVVTGRNDSNSYHRGGGNIGHIGNSGSYTYSGKISSAGGQNTGGSSPYTNYQNPNTSTTGNHSHTIFGTTGSSGSGSAFNIMNPYRVVNIWRRTA, encoded by the coding sequence ATGGCTAAATATACAGGAACAATACTTACAAATAAAGGTAAAGAACTATTAGCCCGAGCTATATTAGGTGAGGTTATCACTATAACCAAGGCAGAAATAGGAAAAGGGATTATTCCTGAAGAAACAAATAAAGAAGATTTAACCTCCCTTATAGAAACTTTTAAAACTTTAAGTATTACAAGTACAACAGTTTTAGAAGCAGGTAATTACAGGGTAAGGGTAGCCTTTAATAATAAGGGGATAACTGAAGACACTTATTTGAGAGAAATAGGGATCTTTGCCAGGGGTGAAGACGGTATAGAGGTGCTATATTCCTATTGTGATACAGCTGCTCCGGATCTTATTCCAAGGGAATCCAGCGGAGCATTAGAGAGAGTAGAAGATATTATCACCTATATATCAAATGCTTCAACTATCAATGCAGTTATAGACCAGAGTAACGTCTATGCAACTATAAAAGATCTTGTAGATGGACTTGCAACTAAGGAAGATAAGTTTACTAAAAACGATGGATTCAATAAAAATAAGAGCGATGCAGTAAACTCAGATGATTCAAATACATTGGCTACCAGTAAAGCAGTCAAAGTAGCTTATGATAAAGCCGTAGAATGTAAATATGATGTAGGAGATTACTGGATAACGGAATCTACCTCTAATCCTGCAACTAAGTGGACAGGGACCACATGGACAAAATTGGAAGGCCGGGTGCTGTTGGGTACTTCTAATGGTTATGCTTTAGGAACAGAAGGGGGAAGATCAACAGTCGCACTGACACTGGCTAATATGGCAGCCCATACCCACGGGTTTTACGGGACTACCAATACTACCGGGAATCATTATCATAAAGGTGGAAATCACAGGCACAGAGTAGATAACCATGCCCATACACAGCCAGCACATACTCATAATGTTGTTACAGGAAGAAATGACAGTAACAGTTATCATAGAGGAGGAGGTAATATTGGTCATATAGGTAACTCGGGAAGCTATACTTATAGTGGTAAAATATCTTCTGCAGGCGGACAAAATACAGGCGGATCAAGCCCGTATACAAATTATCAAAATCCTAATACTTCTACAACAGGTAACCATAGCCATACAATTTTTGGGACTACAGGAAGCAGTGGAAGTGGATCAGCATTTAATATCATGAACCCATATAGAGTAGTTAATATTTGGAGGAGGACAGCATAA
- a CDS encoding baseplate J/gp47 family protein, with product MNDLNIHNESSEEILGRMVKKYEELSGVSLGLADERRWLLQTVAYSLFIRNETTNEGLKMNLLRYTKGDYATEMGAFTDTERLGAKKASVLLKFEIEEAKEHLLGVNPVRVTPGNNMYFLTPYFEFKPGETIKEVIAICTEEGIVGNGYLPGEINKIVDPFPFFKSVINMEISQGGAEIESDESLKERIRTAPSKFSTAGPGDGYIYWAKTANQEIIDVNVEMTDPGTVRITPLMKGGELPTDSVLQDVFAICNADKRRPLTDNLVVNKPAQINYDIDFTYYISNQNIGLVNEIQDQINKAVSEYVTWQKGALKRDITPTELVYLVRSAGAKRVTVVSPTFKIVNSFEVAKEINLNIRYGGVEDD from the coding sequence TTGAATGATTTAAATATACATAATGAAAGTTCAGAAGAGATCCTCGGAAGGATGGTTAAAAAATATGAAGAATTAAGTGGTGTTTCACTAGGGTTAGCAGATGAAAGAAGATGGCTACTGCAGACAGTTGCTTATTCTTTATTTATCAGAAATGAAACCACCAATGAAGGACTTAAAATGAATTTACTCAGGTATACAAAGGGAGACTATGCCACTGAGATGGGAGCCTTTACAGACACAGAAAGGTTAGGTGCTAAAAAAGCAAGCGTGCTCTTAAAATTTGAGATAGAAGAAGCAAAGGAGCATCTTTTAGGAGTTAATCCGGTAAGAGTTACACCGGGGAATAATATGTATTTTTTAACACCATATTTTGAATTTAAACCGGGAGAAACTATTAAAGAAGTTATTGCTATTTGTACTGAAGAGGGGATAGTCGGAAACGGGTATCTCCCGGGAGAAATTAATAAAATAGTTGATCCTTTCCCGTTTTTTAAATCGGTAATAAATATGGAAATATCCCAGGGAGGAGCTGAGATAGAATCAGATGAAAGTTTAAAAGAAAGGATCCGAACTGCTCCAAGTAAATTTTCAACTGCAGGTCCAGGAGATGGGTATATCTATTGGGCCAAAACTGCTAATCAGGAAATCATAGATGTAAATGTAGAGATGACTGATCCTGGAACAGTCCGGATAACCCCTCTAATGAAGGGAGGAGAACTTCCTACTGATAGTGTCCTCCAAGATGTTTTTGCTATCTGTAATGCAGATAAGAGAAGACCTTTAACAGATAATCTAGTAGTGAATAAGCCTGCACAAATAAACTATGATATTGATTTTACTTACTATATCTCCAATCAAAATATAGGGTTAGTAAACGAGATCCAGGACCAGATTAATAAGGCAGTTAGCGAGTATGTAACCTGGCAGAAAGGAGCTCTAAAAAGAGATATAACTCCTACTGAGTTAGTCTATCTAGTAAGAAGCGCAGGAGCTAAAAGAGTTACTGTTGTATCTCCAACTTTTAAAATTGTTAACTCATTTGAAGTGGCCAAGGAAATAAATTTAAATATCAGATATGGAGGAGTAGAAGATGATTAG
- a CDS encoding phage baseplate assembly protein V, whose translation MEFRFLRTGKVSSINYKTATARVEFDDTPGEISKPLKVLMDHTNREKNYSMPSLKEDVICVFLPNAPDVGFILGSYSTEKNLPKDSGKMKYIIFPDGTKVKYNFETHLLEVDCVGDIDIKSANNVNISSKNIVMTTDKLTINSKATSIAGTSLNIDAITTAKNVTAEEVGVTKLTTPKGDVDLHKHKDAENRPTTAPI comes from the coding sequence ATGGAGTTTAGGTTTTTAAGAACTGGAAAGGTATCCTCTATAAATTATAAGACAGCTACAGCAAGAGTAGAATTTGATGATACTCCTGGAGAGATATCTAAACCTTTAAAAGTTTTAATGGACCATACAAATAGAGAGAAAAATTATTCAATGCCCAGTCTAAAAGAAGATGTAATTTGTGTATTCTTACCTAATGCACCTGATGTAGGCTTTATTTTAGGGAGTTACTCAACGGAAAAGAATCTTCCTAAAGATTCCGGGAAGATGAAATATATTATCTTTCCTGATGGAACTAAGGTCAAATATAACTTTGAAACACATCTACTTGAAGTTGATTGTGTAGGAGATATAGATATAAAAAGTGCCAATAACGTAAATATATCTTCTAAAAATATAGTGATGACTACAGATAAACTAACTATTAATTCAAAAGCTACTTCTATTGCAGGAACTTCATTAAATATAGATGCAATAACAACTGCTAAAAATGTCACAGCTGAAGAAGTAGGAGTAACTAAACTTACTACTCCTAAAGGAGATGTAGATCTCCATAAGCATAAAGATGCGGAAAATAGACCAACTACAGCACCAATATAG
- a CDS encoding tail protein X, protein MTKEADIYKTIQGDTWDNISFKVYGEDKFSKELLRANPRYMNIAIFSGGIELICPDIPNTKNLTLPPWRQS, encoded by the coding sequence TTGACTAAAGAAGCAGACATATACAAAACTATCCAGGGAGATACTTGGGACAATATTAGTTTTAAAGTCTACGGAGAAGATAAATTCTCTAAGGAACTTTTACGAGCTAATCCCAGATATATGAATATAGCTATCTTCAGTGGTGGGATAGAACTAATATGTCCTGATATTCCTAATACTAAAAACTTAACCCTTCCACCTTGGAGGCAGTCATGA
- a CDS encoding lysozyme, with protein sequence MGWGFTQINGIKVKKGDIMTLEEADKELIKQLRIYENVVKEVIKLDYINQNQYDALVSLCYNIGGSSFRRSDIVKLVNGRNFIGACRIFNLWSKAAGKRSKGLLRRRMSERNLFCSWPDPIVKVVPKNYRETFREL encoded by the coding sequence ATTGGATGGGGATTTACTCAAATCAATGGGATAAAAGTCAAAAAAGGGGATATTATGACCTTAGAAGAAGCAGACAAAGAACTGATAAAACAATTAAGAATTTATGAAAATGTAGTAAAAGAAGTAATAAAATTAGACTATATAAATCAAAATCAATATGATGCTTTAGTGTCTCTCTGCTACAACATTGGAGGATCCAGTTTTAGGAGGTCTGACATAGTAAAACTGGTCAATGGCAGAAACTTTATAGGCGCATGCCGGATCTTTAACCTATGGTCCAAGGCAGCAGGAAAAAGATCCAAAGGTTTACTAAGAAGAAGGATGTCAGAAAGAAATTTATTCTGCAGTTGGCCAGATCCAATTGTAAAAGTTGTACCTAAAAATTACCGGGAAACGTTTAGAGAACTATAA
- a CDS encoding phage tail protein produces MIGNLGYIPFEVSFDGKNKKILNFTNLKLSGGANYEKHNRKGQKPALEFIDLKTDVLTFKMTLRSDFGVDPQELLKKLDLYKNTGETLDFSLGNKPIGAGQYVITSYDAGYEYITNGGKIRKIDISLTLEEYVELIYKNTDIVIKPKKATKKKIVPQGFNQGMIERGEG; encoded by the coding sequence ATGATAGGAAATTTAGGATATATCCCCTTTGAAGTCTCCTTTGATGGGAAGAATAAGAAAATATTAAACTTTACCAACTTAAAGTTAAGTGGTGGTGCTAATTATGAGAAACATAACCGGAAAGGACAAAAACCTGCTCTGGAATTTATAGATCTAAAAACAGATGTTCTTACTTTTAAAATGACTCTTAGGAGTGACTTTGGAGTAGATCCACAGGAACTGCTTAAGAAATTAGATCTATATAAAAATACCGGTGAAACACTAGATTTTAGTCTGGGGAATAAGCCTATAGGAGCCGGCCAGTATGTCATCACTTCCTATGATGCAGGATATGAGTATATAACCAATGGCGGGAAGATTAGAAAAATAGATATCTCCCTTACTTTGGAAGAATATGTGGAACTGATATACAAAAATACAGATATAGTTATTAAACCTAAAAAGGCTACTAAGAAAAAAATTGTCCCTCAAGGGTTTAACCAGGGAATGATAGAGAGAGGTGAAGGTTAA